One part of the Marmota flaviventris isolate mMarFla1 chromosome 4, mMarFla1.hap1, whole genome shotgun sequence genome encodes these proteins:
- the N4bp2l1 gene encoding NEDD4-binding protein 2-like 1 isoform X3: MRRGISPIIIDNTNLHAWEMKPYAVMALENNYEVIFREPDTRWKFNVQELARRNIHGVPREKIHRMKERYEHDVTFYSVLHAEKPSRMNRNQDRNNASPSNGSRYWHTYAEFPNRRAHGSFTNESSFSRRGGCHHGY, encoded by the exons ATGAGGAGAGGCATATCCCCCATTATTATTGATAATACCAACCTCCACGCCTGGGAAATGAAGCCCTATGCAGTCATG GCACTTGAAAATAACTATGAAGTTATATTCCGAGAACCTGACACTCGCTGGAAATTCAACGTTCAAGAGTTAGCAAG aaGAAACATTCATGGAGTACCAAGAGAAAAAATACACCGAATGAAAGAACGGTATGAACATGATGTTACCTTTTACAGTGTACTTCATGCAGAAAAACCAAGCAGAATGAACAGAAACCAGGACAGGAATAATGCATCGCCTTCCAATGGTTCAAGATACTGGCATACCTATGCAGAGTTTCCAAACCGGAGGGCTCATGGCAGCTTCACAAATGAGAGCTCCTTTAGCAGAAGGGGTGGTTGTCACCATGGATATTAG